From Triticum aestivum cultivar Chinese Spring chromosome 7B, IWGSC CS RefSeq v2.1, whole genome shotgun sequence:
tgttgcagaCGAGGAGGGGACCAGCAGGGGCACCTTGCCGGCGATGCGGCCAGAGCACCTTGCCGGCTTGCCACGGGAGGAGCAGGACCTGGTCAACAGGAGTAgccggtcagagagagagagagagagagagagagagagagagagagagagagagagagagagagagagagagagagagagagagagagagagaggtacctGTCGGCTGCCGACGGAGGGAAGGTGGCGCGGCGGAGACGGCCCGGCGACCTCAACCCTAACggacggggaggggcggcggcaACGATGGGAGGGCCAGCTCGGGGTAGCTCATGCTGGATCTTCTGTcccaaggagggggcggcgccggaGGGGGACGGCGAGGCGGTGGCGCAAGGAAGGGACGGCGAGGGGGAAGAGACAGGGGGGcgtgcgggcggcggcgagggcgaagACGGGCGGCGCGTGGGTTGGGGAGCAGTCGAAGGCAATGAACCCATACAGAGAACCGGGTTGTACCCACAGTTTATAGC
This genomic window contains:
- the LOC123160388 gene encoding vegetative cell wall protein gp1-like is translated as MVWFFIMGLTGLGFIGLRLSLVRFGLGLERNQFGLVGYGLKPFDVLWAINCGYNPVLCMGSLPSTAPQPTRRPSSPSPPPARPPVSSPSPSLPCATASPSPSGAAPSLGQKIQHELPRAGPPIVAAAPPRPLGLRSPGRLRRATFPPSAADRSCSSRGKPARCSGRIAGKVPLLVPSSSATTTAATRNATSRTRISGSSWMVSTLATRAPSRRSRVRKPS